The Teredinibacter sp. KSP-S5-2 genome includes a window with the following:
- the sixA gene encoding phosphohistidine phosphatase SixA gives MEIFVMRHGHAEPEAPSDRLRALSVQGESEVARSLSRHKSELEKIQLAVVSPYVRAQSTYQVARTALPAHEFVESELVVPCADPQKLIDYLYEIQQKGVESVLLVSHQPLVGTLVDRLCGLEPGAYRMGTAALAAIDTDVVAANCGELRWLHQAEPA, from the coding sequence ATGGAAATATTTGTTATGCGTCACGGGCATGCAGAGCCCGAGGCGCCTTCTGACCGCCTGCGTGCATTATCGGTGCAGGGGGAAAGTGAAGTGGCGCGCAGTCTGTCTCGTCATAAAAGTGAGTTGGAAAAAATTCAACTTGCTGTGGTGAGCCCTTATGTACGGGCTCAGAGTACTTATCAAGTTGCGCGAACTGCGCTTCCTGCTCACGAGTTTGTTGAGTCAGAGTTAGTGGTTCCGTGTGCAGACCCTCAAAAATTGATTGATTACTTGTACGAGATACAACAGAAAGGTGTGGAGTCCGTGTTACTTGTAAGTCACCAGCCTTTGGTTGGTACGCTGGTCGATAGGTTGTGTGGGTTGGAGCCTGGCGCTTATCGTATGGGAACCGCGGCATTGGCGGCGATCGATACTGATGTGGTTGCTGCAAATTGTGGTGAGTTAAGATGGCTACACCAGGCAGAACCAGCATAG
- a CDS encoding DUF4892 domain-containing protein, whose translation MNKYLRFISLIFVVVGTHSVASTANPLDVISIEGRVVYQTHIPAQEYRLSLANLKKINGQWVSDREEVIHSEVFRRTIELSSDYQVALETVIDDLEKQVKSEDSRALYSCDLMDCGSSNAWANNRFKVKQLYGMDASQYYRVWEVKHNKQFYVLVAYVVQRGNQRTYVQLDTLKPLDEAWEPLVASSEEIYRTLKDHGYWVFAHAEVASSGYKVSEAYAEHTVKALLKLFGKNVAVVGHDYSPVRLDNQIQSSESYAKIVAAALIKAGMPESRIEVRGVGGLAPQGKQGSAKVELVVIKK comes from the coding sequence ATGAATAAATACCTGCGTTTTATTTCGTTAATTTTTGTAGTTGTCGGAACCCACTCGGTTGCTTCAACCGCTAACCCTTTAGACGTTATTTCTATAGAAGGACGCGTTGTTTACCAAACTCATATTCCTGCGCAGGAATATCGACTTTCTTTGGCGAATCTAAAAAAGATAAATGGCCAGTGGGTGTCTGATAGGGAGGAGGTGATTCATTCCGAAGTTTTTCGGAGAACCATAGAGTTGTCATCGGATTATCAAGTTGCCCTCGAAACGGTGATTGACGACTTGGAAAAACAGGTTAAATCCGAAGATTCTCGGGCACTGTATTCTTGTGATCTGATGGATTGTGGCAGCAGCAACGCATGGGCTAATAATCGATTTAAAGTAAAACAGTTATATGGAATGGATGCTTCCCAGTACTACCGGGTTTGGGAAGTAAAACACAATAAACAATTTTATGTATTGGTTGCGTATGTGGTGCAACGCGGAAATCAGCGTACATATGTTCAGCTCGATACGCTTAAGCCTTTGGATGAAGCGTGGGAACCTCTGGTTGCATCTAGTGAAGAAATCTATCGTACATTAAAAGATCATGGTTATTGGGTTTTCGCACATGCGGAGGTTGCTTCATCAGGTTATAAAGTGTCGGAAGCGTATGCCGAACACACCGTCAAAGCCCTATTGAAGTTATTTGGTAAAAATGTGGCCGTAGTGGGGCACGATTATTCTCCCGTTCGTTTGGATAATCAGATTCAAAGTTCAGAGTCTTACGCAAAAATAGTTGCAGCAGCACTTATAAAAGCAGGAATGCCTGAGTCGCGTATTGAGGTGAGAGGGGTAGGCGGCTTGGCGCCACAGGGGAAACAGGGCAGCGCCAAGGTTGAATTGGTGGTAATAAAAAAATAA
- the prmB gene encoding 50S ribosomal protein L3 N(5)-glutamine methyltransferase encodes MDKNVVDQLLTVRDWIRWASSEFTRAGLFFGHGTDNAWDEAMMLVLGLIKQPWDRCDAVIDARLTVAEKELLIAAIRDRVEKRIPAAYLVGEAPFAGLTFRVTEDVLVPRSPIAELIVNEFQPWLEAYPQRILDLCTGSGCIGIACAFAFPEAEVDLSDLSVKALNVARSNIERYELADRVQAVHSDVFASIPPKKYQLIVSNPPYVDAEDLASMPAEYHAEPAMGLGSGDDGLDITRQILSHAAEYLSDDGLLVVEVGNSWPALEAAYPDVPFMWPEFENGGHGVFVLTSAQIKEYFNSAS; translated from the coding sequence ATGGATAAGAATGTTGTGGATCAGTTATTGACCGTTCGGGACTGGATTAGATGGGCTTCGAGTGAGTTTACTCGTGCTGGTCTGTTTTTTGGTCACGGAACGGATAATGCGTGGGATGAGGCGATGATGCTGGTGTTAGGGCTTATTAAGCAGCCTTGGGATCGGTGTGATGCTGTTATTGACGCACGTTTAACCGTAGCGGAAAAAGAGTTACTAATTGCAGCCATTCGGGATCGTGTTGAAAAGCGCATACCTGCGGCATATTTGGTGGGTGAAGCACCATTTGCTGGTTTGACATTTCGGGTAACGGAAGATGTCTTGGTTCCCCGGTCGCCAATTGCCGAGCTGATCGTCAATGAATTTCAGCCTTGGTTGGAAGCCTATCCCCAACGTATTTTGGATTTATGTACAGGTAGTGGTTGTATTGGTATTGCTTGTGCGTTTGCTTTTCCCGAAGCGGAGGTGGACCTTTCGGATCTGTCCGTCAAAGCACTCAATGTAGCTCGAAGTAATATTGAGCGATATGAGTTGGCAGACCGTGTTCAAGCTGTTCACTCGGATGTGTTTGCCAGTATCCCACCTAAAAAGTATCAGCTTATTGTGTCCAACCCACCCTATGTAGATGCCGAGGATTTGGCCTCTATGCCCGCAGAGTATCATGCGGAGCCGGCAATGGGGTTAGGTTCTGGGGATGACGGGTTGGATATCACTCGGCAGATCTTGTCCCATGCTGCGGAATATCTCAGTGATGACGGGCTGTTAGTTGTGGAAGTTGGGAACAGTTGGCCGGCCCTGGAGGCGGCTTATCCTGATGTGCCTTTTATGTGGCCAGAATTTGAAAACGGAGGGCACGGCGTGTTTGTGTTAACCTCTGCGCAGATTAAAGAATATTTTAATAGCGCTTCTTAA
- a CDS encoding alpha/beta fold hydrolase, translating into MATPGRTSIDSLSPAYEELEFDLGDVTLRARRYGSPDGIPVLALHGWLDNCASFHFLAAQLPQLNLVALDLAGHGRSDHRPHIGAYNIWTDTAELYHVVQQLGWRKFALIGHSRGAMIAMIMAGTFPELVTHLVTIECLFPWVEKPENAPQQLALSIEGVLDQLHKKRHYYTSFERAVVARENGFFKLSAADAKTLAERGVLNDGQGFYWGNDAKLLAPSELRLTHEQVHAFMRRIEIPVELYIASQGLMVQEEPMLESIRKYKNVVIHMLEGEHHLHMSQQYLAMSEKIGKYFDLYE; encoded by the coding sequence ATGGCTACACCAGGCAGAACCAGCATAGACAGCTTGTCTCCTGCCTACGAGGAGCTCGAGTTTGATCTCGGCGACGTTACCCTTCGGGCTCGGCGTTATGGCTCACCAGATGGTATCCCCGTCCTGGCATTACATGGTTGGTTAGACAACTGTGCTTCATTTCATTTTCTTGCCGCTCAATTACCGCAACTGAACCTTGTTGCGCTTGATCTTGCCGGGCATGGCAGGTCAGATCATAGACCTCACATTGGTGCATACAATATTTGGACGGATACCGCCGAGCTTTACCATGTCGTGCAGCAGCTCGGTTGGCGAAAGTTTGCTTTGATTGGGCATTCGCGTGGTGCCATGATTGCCATGATTATGGCTGGTACATTTCCTGAGTTAGTCACACATCTGGTGACCATTGAATGCCTGTTTCCCTGGGTTGAAAAACCTGAAAATGCACCCCAGCAACTCGCGTTGTCCATTGAGGGGGTTCTGGACCAGCTCCATAAAAAACGCCACTACTACACGAGCTTTGAACGTGCCGTCGTGGCAAGGGAAAATGGCTTTTTTAAGTTGAGTGCTGCGGATGCGAAAACCTTAGCAGAGCGGGGTGTGCTCAATGACGGGCAAGGCTTTTACTGGGGAAATGATGCAAAATTATTAGCGCCCTCTGAGTTGCGTTTGACACATGAACAGGTTCATGCCTTTATGCGTAGAATCGAAATTCCGGTGGAACTTTATATCGCAAGCCAGGGGCTAATGGTTCAGGAAGAACCGATGTTAGAGTCTATTCGTAAATATAAAAATGTTGTTATTCATATGCTCGAAGGTGAGCATCATTTACATATGTCGCAACAGTATTTGGCGATGTCGGAGAAAATTGGAAAATATTTTGACTTGTATGAATAA
- a CDS encoding NAD(P)H-dependent glycerol-3-phosphate dehydrogenase produces MQDVYTVSVLGGGSFGTAIANIIAANGHKTYLWMRDHDRAEQCQQTRENSEYLPGYQLDSRLNVTADLEECVSHSDIVVISIPSGSFREVTRLARPLIKKNAIVVSTTKGIESSGFYLMSQILEQELTDVKIGVLSGPNFAKEIIQHQYTGSVIASEHQDVVDIVSRVFSSGTFRVYSSKDRYGVELGGALKNIYAIVTGMAVALGCGHVTIAMLLTRSLAEMGRFARELGADSLTFLGLAGVGDLILTCTSNLSRNYRVGYAVGTGKALEDALAEIGQTAEGVNTVKLVKAKADELGVYMPLVQGLYAILWESQDIKEVVQGLMSGELSSDVDIQGGV; encoded by the coding sequence ATGCAAGATGTATACACTGTATCCGTTCTTGGGGGAGGCAGTTTTGGTACAGCAATAGCAAATATTATTGCTGCTAATGGACATAAGACATACCTGTGGATGCGTGATCACGATCGTGCAGAGCAGTGCCAACAGACCAGGGAAAACTCAGAGTATTTGCCAGGGTATCAATTGGATTCCCGATTAAACGTAACTGCCGACCTGGAAGAGTGTGTCAGTCACAGTGATATTGTGGTCATTTCTATTCCCAGTGGTTCTTTTCGTGAAGTAACACGGCTTGCTCGACCTTTGATAAAGAAAAATGCCATAGTGGTTAGCACTACGAAAGGTATTGAATCCTCTGGTTTTTATTTGATGAGTCAGATTCTTGAGCAGGAACTGACTGATGTGAAAATTGGCGTATTGAGTGGACCAAATTTCGCTAAAGAGATTATCCAGCATCAATACACTGGTAGCGTGATAGCTAGTGAGCATCAGGACGTTGTCGACATCGTGTCTCGGGTATTCTCTTCTGGTACTTTCCGGGTATACAGCAGCAAAGACCGTTATGGTGTGGAGTTGGGGGGGGCGCTGAAGAATATTTACGCTATTGTTACTGGAATGGCGGTAGCCTTGGGTTGTGGCCATGTAACTATAGCCATGTTGCTTACCCGAAGCCTTGCGGAAATGGGGCGCTTTGCTCGTGAGTTAGGCGCTGATTCACTGACCTTCCTGGGATTGGCTGGTGTAGGAGATTTAATTCTCACCTGTACTTCCAATTTAAGTCGTAACTATCGTGTAGGGTATGCGGTGGGTACAGGTAAAGCATTAGAAGATGCCTTGGCTGAAATTGGGCAGACCGCGGAAGGTGTCAATACGGTTAAACTGGTTAAAGCCAAGGCCGATGAATTAGGTGTATATATGCCTTTAGTGCAAGGCTTATATGCAATACTGTGGGAATCTCAGGATATTAAAGAAGTCGTACAGGGTTTAATGTCTGGTGAACTGAGTAGTGACGTCGATATACAAGGGGGTGTGTGA
- a CDS encoding DUF4389 domain-containing protein produces the protein MDEQLKSNLTSSKHWLRLVYMVLFSIFLQVSSLVMWVLVAVQFLFALITGKDNVNLRRFGDSLSQYIYQALRFLTYNTEDKPFPFADWPESSVVAAPAEDKVVEQEIIEKGSES, from the coding sequence ATGGATGAACAGTTAAAATCGAATTTAACTTCAAGCAAGCACTGGTTACGTCTGGTGTATATGGTGTTGTTTTCCATATTCTTGCAAGTTTCTTCGTTAGTGATGTGGGTTCTGGTTGCAGTTCAGTTCCTTTTTGCCTTAATAACCGGTAAAGATAACGTGAACCTGCGACGTTTTGGTGATTCTTTATCGCAATATATCTACCAGGCCTTACGGTTTTTGACCTATAACACAGAAGACAAGCCATTCCCGTTTGCTGACTGGCCAGAATCCTCAGTGGTTGCCGCGCCGGCAGAAGACAAGGTCGTCGAACAGGAAATCATTGAAAAAGGTTCCGAGTCGTAA
- the leuC gene encoding 3-isopropylmalate dehydratase large subunit has product MAGKTLYDKLWDAHLVSERDDGSALIYIDRHIVHEVTSPQAFEGLRLAGRQPWRADSVLATPDHNVPTTSKERASGVDGIADPISKIQVKTLDENCDELGITEFKINDRRQGIVHVVGPESGACLPGMTIVCGDSHTSTNGALGALSFGIGTSEVEHVLATQCIVAKKMKSMLVRVDGQLGKGVTPKDVILAIIGKIGTAGGTGFAIEFGGDVFRSMSMEGRLTVCNMAIEAGARAGMVAVDDITINYVKGRTFAPKADQWAQAEASWRELVSDTDAQFDKVVELKAEEIEPQVTWGTSPEMVLPVTAQVPNPADESDPVKKSGIERALQYMGLKANQDIKSIPVDRVFIGSCTNSRIEDIRAAAEVVKGRKKADSVKEVIVVPGSGVVKEAAEKEGLHQVFIDAGMEWREPGCSMCLAMNADKLGQGEHCASTSNRNFEGRQGFGGRTHLVSPAMAAAAAIAGHFVDVREF; this is encoded by the coding sequence ATGGCTGGAAAAACTCTGTATGACAAGCTTTGGGATGCACACCTGGTCAGCGAACGAGATGACGGGTCTGCACTTATCTATATTGATCGCCACATTGTGCATGAGGTGACTTCTCCGCAGGCGTTTGAAGGTTTGCGCCTGGCTGGGCGTCAACCCTGGAGAGCGGATAGCGTTTTGGCTACACCTGACCATAATGTTCCCACGACATCGAAAGAGCGTGCTTCTGGCGTAGATGGTATTGCCGATCCGATTTCCAAAATCCAGGTAAAAACTTTGGATGAAAACTGTGATGAACTGGGCATTACGGAGTTCAAAATTAACGACCGACGACAGGGCATTGTCCATGTTGTTGGTCCGGAATCCGGTGCTTGTCTACCGGGAATGACGATTGTTTGTGGTGACTCCCATACCTCAACCAATGGCGCGCTTGGTGCGCTGTCGTTTGGAATTGGTACAAGTGAAGTAGAGCATGTGCTGGCGACACAATGTATTGTTGCCAAGAAAATGAAAAGCATGTTGGTGCGAGTGGACGGTCAGCTAGGTAAAGGTGTCACGCCAAAAGACGTAATACTTGCCATTATCGGCAAGATTGGTACAGCCGGTGGTACTGGTTTCGCCATTGAATTCGGCGGTGACGTTTTCCGCAGTATGTCGATGGAAGGGCGTTTAACGGTATGTAATATGGCCATTGAGGCTGGTGCGCGTGCCGGTATGGTCGCCGTGGATGACATTACCATTAACTATGTTAAAGGCCGTACTTTTGCGCCGAAGGCAGATCAGTGGGCTCAGGCGGAAGCGTCCTGGCGTGAACTGGTCAGCGATACTGATGCGCAATTCGATAAAGTGGTCGAGCTGAAAGCAGAAGAAATCGAACCGCAGGTAACCTGGGGAACTTCCCCTGAGATGGTGCTCCCGGTTACAGCTCAGGTGCCAAATCCCGCTGATGAATCTGACCCGGTTAAAAAGAGTGGTATTGAGCGAGCGCTACAGTACATGGGCTTGAAAGCCAATCAGGATATTAAAAGTATTCCCGTAGACCGAGTGTTTATTGGTTCGTGCACTAACTCGCGTATTGAAGATATTCGTGCAGCAGCAGAAGTTGTAAAAGGCCGTAAAAAGGCCGACTCTGTGAAAGAAGTCATTGTGGTACCGGGGTCCGGTGTTGTAAAAGAAGCGGCGGAAAAAGAAGGTCTGCATCAGGTGTTTATTGATGCGGGGATGGAATGGCGTGAACCGGGTTGTTCTATGTGTTTGGCGATGAATGCAGATAAGTTGGGTCAAGGGGAGCACTGTGCTTCTACCTCGAACCGTAACTTTGAAGGTCGACAAGGCTTTGGTGGGAGAACTCACCTGGTAAGCCCTGCGATGGCAGCTGCAGCAGCAATTGCAGGTCATTTTGTCGATGTGCGAGAGTTTTAA
- a CDS encoding TIGR04219 family outer membrane beta-barrel protein: MKKLIIGSTLLLTTGSAFADIVGIYAGGGVWGTELNGEIGETTESAQPLDADDLGVDAEANTFFYVALEHPVPVIPNIKLMHSALKLEGETNNLAGTVVDLDPDSSEFIVPADGYVNTEVDFSHTDATLYYEILDNYISIDLGLTARALDGYARVSTHQDVEEVEFDGVVPMLYLKGQFDLPFTGWYAGGHGNFLSIGDNEFTDLDVRIGYLTDGLGLDFGFDIGYRQMKLVVDESSEAKADIEVGGPYLSVQMHF; encoded by the coding sequence ATGAAGAAACTCATTATTGGCTCAACGTTACTTTTGACGACAGGAAGCGCTTTTGCCGATATCGTCGGTATATACGCTGGCGGTGGAGTTTGGGGCACAGAATTGAACGGTGAAATTGGTGAGACAACTGAATCAGCTCAGCCACTGGATGCTGATGATTTGGGAGTGGATGCTGAAGCAAATACATTTTTCTACGTAGCACTTGAACATCCCGTTCCCGTTATCCCGAATATCAAACTGATGCATTCAGCCTTGAAATTAGAAGGCGAAACAAATAACCTTGCCGGAACCGTGGTTGACTTGGACCCAGACTCATCAGAATTTATTGTTCCTGCGGACGGCTACGTAAATACTGAAGTCGACTTCAGTCACACTGACGCCACTCTGTACTATGAAATTCTGGATAATTACATATCCATCGATTTAGGTTTAACCGCACGTGCGCTTGATGGTTATGCCCGGGTTTCAACCCACCAGGATGTAGAAGAAGTGGAGTTCGACGGTGTGGTTCCCATGCTTTACCTTAAAGGGCAATTCGATCTACCTTTTACAGGTTGGTACGCTGGTGGTCACGGAAACTTTTTAAGTATTGGCGATAATGAATTTACTGATCTTGATGTACGAATTGGTTACTTAACCGATGGCCTTGGTCTCGACTTTGGTTTTGATATTGGTTACCGTCAAATGAAACTGGTTGTTGATGAAAGCAGTGAAGCCAAAGCAGATATTGAAGTTGGTGGACCTTACCTTTCAGTACAAATGCATTTTTAA
- the aroC gene encoding chorismate synthase, whose product MSGNTIGKLFTVTSFGESHGLALGCIVDGCPPGIAISEEEIQQDLDRRKPGQSRFTTQRREADQVKILSGVFEGKTTGTPIGLLIENTDQRSKDYSTIKDQFRPAHADYTYMQKYGIRDYRGGGRSSARETAMRVAAGAVAKKVLKETWGIEVRGYLSQLGPISIDTVDWDQIEQNPFFCPDASKVAEMEEYMIALNKEGNSVGAKITVIAQNMIPGLGEPIFDRLDADLAHALMGINAVKGVEIGAGFDSVAQKGTEHRDEITPEGFLSNQAGGVLGGISTGQDLIAHIALKPTSSLRIPGRSVDVHGNSVEVVTTGRHDPCVGIRATPIAEAMMAITILDHALRNRGQNGGQKIEVPIIPATPKE is encoded by the coding sequence ATGTCAGGTAATACCATAGGTAAGCTATTCACTGTCACTTCATTTGGTGAAAGCCACGGGTTGGCGTTGGGTTGTATTGTTGATGGTTGTCCACCGGGAATAGCAATCAGCGAAGAAGAAATACAGCAGGATCTGGACAGAAGAAAGCCCGGTCAATCTCGTTTCACTACACAACGACGGGAAGCGGATCAAGTCAAAATATTGTCCGGCGTATTCGAAGGGAAAACCACGGGTACACCTATAGGGCTGTTGATAGAAAACACCGATCAGCGCTCGAAAGATTATTCCACCATTAAAGATCAATTTCGCCCGGCTCATGCTGATTATACCTATATGCAGAAATATGGTATTCGCGATTACCGGGGCGGTGGCCGTTCTTCCGCGCGGGAAACTGCCATGCGTGTTGCGGCTGGTGCGGTAGCCAAGAAAGTGCTCAAAGAAACTTGGGGAATTGAAGTTCGAGGTTATTTATCTCAGTTAGGCCCGATCAGTATCGACACCGTCGATTGGGATCAAATAGAGCAAAACCCGTTTTTCTGCCCGGATGCAAGTAAAGTGGCAGAAATGGAAGAGTATATGATTGCCTTAAACAAAGAAGGCAACTCGGTTGGTGCAAAAATAACGGTGATTGCGCAAAACATGATTCCGGGGCTGGGCGAACCTATCTTCGATCGGTTAGATGCGGATTTGGCTCATGCACTGATGGGGATTAACGCGGTGAAAGGCGTGGAGATTGGTGCTGGTTTTGATTCTGTGGCTCAGAAAGGGACAGAGCACCGCGACGAAATAACTCCTGAAGGCTTCTTATCGAATCAGGCTGGTGGTGTTCTCGGGGGGATTTCTACGGGACAGGATTTAATTGCTCATATTGCGCTGAAACCGACTTCCAGTTTGCGTATTCCTGGCCGCAGTGTGGATGTTCACGGCAATTCGGTGGAAGTCGTGACCACCGGACGACATGATCCATGCGTGGGTATACGGGCAACGCCGATTGCTGAAGCGATGATGGCGATTACCATATTGGACCATGCTTTACGTAATCGAGGCCAAAACGGCGGTCAGAAAATTGAGGTTCCCATTATACCTGCGACGCCTAAAGAATAG
- the folE gene encoding GTP cyclohydrolase I FolE, whose product MKELFAQIIEKMGEDLARPGLVDTPDRAAKAYEFLTSGYNSTIEDVVNDALFPSDCNDMVIVRDIELFSMCEHHMLPFIGKAHVGYIPKGKVLGLSKVARIIDMYARRLQIQEQLTHQVAETILNVTGAAGVAVIIEAKHLCMMMRGVEKQGSSMKTSAMLGCFRNSPATRAEFLSLIES is encoded by the coding sequence ATGAAAGAACTGTTTGCTCAAATTATCGAAAAAATGGGAGAAGACCTTGCTCGACCAGGGTTGGTGGACACCCCGGATAGGGCAGCTAAAGCATACGAGTTTCTCACTAGTGGCTACAACTCAACCATTGAAGATGTGGTGAATGACGCGCTGTTTCCCTCAGACTGCAATGACATGGTGATTGTGCGAGATATCGAGCTGTTCTCGATGTGTGAGCATCATATGCTGCCTTTTATCGGTAAGGCCCATGTTGGATACATCCCTAAAGGCAAGGTTTTGGGTTTGTCGAAAGTAGCCCGAATTATAGACATGTACGCCCGTCGCCTGCAGATACAAGAGCAACTGACACATCAGGTGGCGGAAACTATTTTGAATGTCACAGGTGCGGCAGGCGTTGCAGTTATTATCGAAGCAAAACATCTATGTATGATGATGCGCGGCGTGGAGAAACAAGGTTCATCAATGAAAACGTCGGCAATGCTGGGTTGCTTTAGAAATAGCCCAGCAACCCGAGCGGAATTTTTATCGTTAATCGAGAGCTAA
- a CDS encoding LysR family transcriptional regulator, translating to MDTDSLKAFISVAKHGSFSKAAEELFLTQPAVSKRIAALENELNHSLFDRLGRETMLTEAGQVLLPEAQSIMRSIETTKRSILELSGEIVGTLRVATSHHIGLHHLPPVLRKFAAAHKEVNLQFDFLDSEQAHFKVAKGECELAIVTLAPIIEEPLQDHLLWHDPLVFVVGQGHHLANKKSVTLKELSNETAILPSLATFTGRLLKECFDNANLPLTLNMTTNYLETIKMMVSVGLGWSLLPKKMVDEQLICLNVPGVSIARELGIITHKKRSLGNAARAFFELLCESSNNPTN from the coding sequence ATGGACACAGATTCACTTAAAGCGTTTATCTCAGTCGCAAAACATGGCTCCTTCTCTAAGGCCGCAGAAGAGCTGTTTCTTACCCAGCCTGCGGTAAGTAAACGCATCGCAGCCCTGGAAAACGAACTTAATCACAGCCTGTTTGATCGACTGGGACGCGAAACCATGCTCACCGAAGCGGGACAGGTATTGTTACCCGAAGCACAAAGCATTATGCGAAGTATTGAGACAACCAAACGCTCAATCCTTGAACTTTCCGGTGAAATTGTTGGAACACTACGCGTGGCCACCAGCCACCACATTGGCTTGCACCACTTACCACCGGTATTAAGAAAATTTGCCGCCGCTCATAAGGAAGTAAATTTACAATTTGATTTTTTAGACTCGGAACAAGCGCATTTCAAAGTCGCCAAGGGTGAATGTGAACTGGCGATTGTGACACTGGCTCCGATTATCGAAGAACCCTTGCAAGATCATTTACTGTGGCATGATCCACTGGTTTTTGTTGTGGGCCAAGGGCATCACTTAGCGAATAAAAAATCCGTTACTCTCAAAGAGCTAAGTAACGAAACAGCTATACTGCCGAGCTTGGCAACATTTACCGGACGATTATTAAAAGAATGTTTTGATAACGCCAACCTGCCTTTAACGCTCAATATGACAACGAACTATCTGGAAACAATTAAAATGATGGTGTCTGTAGGATTAGGCTGGAGTTTATTACCAAAAAAAATGGTGGATGAGCAGTTAATCTGCTTAAACGTACCGGGAGTTTCGATTGCAAGAGAGCTCGGTATTATTACCCATAAAAAACGTTCGCTTGGAAATGCAGCTCGCGCATTTTTTGAATTATTATGCGAGAGTTCAAATAATCCGACAAATTAG
- the leuD gene encoding 3-isopropylmalate dehydratase small subunit — protein sequence MKSFTQHTGLAAPMDRANVDTDLIIPKQFLKSIKRTGFGPNLFDELRYLDTGEPGMDNSNRPLNEEFPLNFSRYQGASVLLARENFGCGSSREHAPWALDEYGFRAIIAPSFADIFYNNCFKNGLLPIVLADDIVEGLFQEMYATEGYSLTIDLEAQQVVTPSGAAHSFDIDEFRKHCLLNGFDDISLTLQDADKIKIYEEQRKQTAPWLFNTIS from the coding sequence ATGAAAAGTTTTACTCAACATACTGGCCTGGCTGCTCCAATGGACCGGGCAAATGTGGATACAGATCTGATTATCCCGAAGCAATTTCTAAAATCGATCAAGCGAACAGGTTTCGGCCCTAACTTATTCGATGAACTGCGTTATCTTGATACGGGCGAGCCGGGAATGGACAATAGCAATCGTCCATTAAATGAAGAGTTCCCGCTTAATTTTTCTCGCTATCAGGGTGCGAGTGTCTTGCTTGCAAGAGAAAATTTTGGTTGTGGTTCAAGCCGGGAGCATGCTCCCTGGGCGCTGGATGAATATGGTTTTCGTGCCATCATTGCTCCCAGTTTTGCCGATATTTTTTATAACAACTGTTTTAAAAATGGCTTGTTACCAATCGTGCTGGCTGATGATATTGTTGAAGGATTGTTCCAGGAAATGTATGCGACCGAAGGGTATTCGCTTACGATCGACCTGGAAGCACAGCAAGTGGTGACACCATCTGGTGCTGCACACAGCTTCGATATCGACGAATTTAGAAAGCATTGTTTATTAAATGGTTTTGATGACATTAGCCTGACGCTACAGGATGCAGATAAAATCAAAATCTATGAAGAGCAACGTAAGCAAACGGCTCCCTGGCTGTTTAACACGATTTCC